Within the Pan troglodytes isolate AG18354 chromosome 2, NHGRI_mPanTro3-v2.0_pri, whole genome shotgun sequence genome, the region tgtatatgatacaGTACTTTGAATTTGTTCAAAGCCTTTCATTCAAGACTCTCTAAGTACTTCATATAGATTGGTCCTCAGACTCCCTAGTTCCATTTTGACATTTATATGACAAGCAATTTTCCTAGAATTTTGGAGCTAGGTTATTTAAAAGCATCAGCTGCTAGCAAGTATTCAGTGAGGAGATCATAATACCATAAGGAATGAGTTCTATTAATTCTAGAAAACATGGCTTGTAGATCAAGTTCTGATGAaaagactggagtgcaatgagttTAAACACAGGCCCTGAGGGCTGGACAGCCCAGTGACTTGGCCAATGGCAAGCGCAGCGCTGCACCCAGAGCCCTGCTTAGAGAAGGGAATTTGGAAGAAAGGTCACGCTAGACTTAGTTTTGCAGTCTTCCTCAACGGAAGTTCTGCCCCTTCCTTGATGGTTACAGAAGGGGCTTGATTACATGACCATGCATGTCTGTTACAGCTTCCACAGTTGCATGTCTTCCAACTGCCTGATGGTGTCAAAGAAAAACCAGAGCTGAACAGTTAGTTAAAGcaataaaagcaaattttattcAGGATTATTGCAATAGGGAAAAAGAGACATCAATATAGAACAAGGTTCTAGTCCAAGCACAGCATGAGCAAATGGGAATTTATAGCTGAGAAGCAGCTATAAGGGTAAaagtcagtggatggaaaattactaacaGGAAATATCAGGGGCAAGGGGGATTCTGGCTATACAGACCTACCAGttttcttgctgaagacaggccagggtgatcagacatcactgtggggatgggggaggaggagaaatcTGACTAGTTATAGAGGGTGATCAGATATTGAGACTAGGGGgggttcttgctaaactgactcaTCAGCAGCAGGGTTCTTGTGCTCAAACTGGATTTTACAAGAAAGTACACAGATGGGCCTAGGAGAAGGTTCAGGAACCTGACTAAAGTTTGATCAAGCAAATAATCTATGTCAATGGTCCATTTTTCCACTTAGATATCCTAAGCTGCTTTAAGGCCAACTTGTCTAAAACCAAATTAATCATCTTGTcaccaaaaccattttttttcttctccaactTCCCTGTCATTGTCTTGGTAACTCAATTCCAAATACTGGAGTGATTTTGACTCAACCTGTTCCTCTAAACTATCCCTTCTCAAACTGTAACGTGCATACAAATCATTAGCAGATCTTGAtagcaggtctggggtggggcctgagagtctgcatgTCTAATGAGTTCCCAGAGGATGCCCATGCTGCTGGTCCTAGGACCACACTGCAGGCAGCAATGCCCTACAGCCTAACACCAGCCCTACTCTAATCAGTTGCCATGTAACTTTAATTTTTCCTACAAGGCATACCCCTATGCATTCCTTCCTTTTCCATCTCACTCTATACCCCCTTACCACTTGCCATCACTTCTCAGATTTTATGCCTAGGTAACTTTGATAGCCAAACTGTGGGAATCTATCCATTAGTGAATTATAAAATCAATCTATTGAGTAGCTAGCAGTATTTACAATAAATgcatagaatagaatagaatagaacagaacagaagagaacagagtagagtggagtggagtggagtggagtggagtggaatggaatggaatagataaTATTAGAATGCACCACATTTTTTATATCTGACCAAaatttgtatatcttttataTGCATCATAATGCATATGATGCATAATGAGGGTTACATATTATTTTGgtcagatataaaaatatttataactatGACATAAAATGTATTCGTTATTGTGGCTAgagttgaaaaaataaatctgaagacCAGGGTTCTACAGAGATGTCTAGGCCTCCCCGTATTCCAATCTAGTGTGCACACAACTGGCTCATCTTTCTAAACCCCTTCAGTAGTCAGGCTACAGCTCCTTCAAAAAGCTTTCACGTTGCTTCATTGTCCCTAAACAAAGTTCAGACTTGCTAGCCTGCATTGTGAGGTCCTTCTCACCCTGGTATTACCTGGCTTTCAATCCTGATTTTCTACTCTTCTCTGCCAAGAACTGGCCCTCCTTTCAGTGTGGACTCCTCACTCCCTGCTCCCTAAGCATGGCAGCCACTTCCccacctttgcacatgctgctccCACAGACTGAGCTGccctccctctgtcacctccCATTGAAATCACATGCATCCTTAAACCCACTTCAGATCCTATTTCTCCATGGTGCCTTTATCATCGATGTTTCCCCTGTAAGTGATACCTTATCTCTGAGCTCTTCTCATGCAGAAAACATTCATCCTTCTTGCCTAGTGTTGTAGCCATTCTCGTGTGTGCCTTATTTTTACACCTGAACTGTAAATTCCAGCGACAGTCAGAACCACTATTTGTACAATTACTATTTGGGGATCTTGTTCATCTTATttagcctttctgtgcctcattttAAAAGTGGGAGGATATCTACATGATAaggtcattgtgaggattaaatgagttaacacatgTGAAGTGTTTGACATATATTAAACACTCACTCAATACatgttaacatttattattactttatcaGCACAGTACCTAGCACATTGCTTGTTTGCAGTAGACTCATAACAGATGCTTGTAAGTGAATAAATTAACCATATTAATATGATACCTCTTAAAGTTTCTATTTCTATTGTGAGGGCTCCCTGCTTCCTTCAATTCATCTACTTCTGGGAACTACGTCCTCTACTTAGGCAATTTAAAGATTTAGTGGGAGGGTTCACAATGATCATGCAATCAAAGTGTTAGCAGCAATTGTTGCAAAACCCAGCTGATATCCCTGGAAGCGCCCAGAAAGCAAGGCAGCAGCATGTCAAGGAGAGCTGAGGGAGGCGAGTGCAGGATGGGGGccctctcttctttccccacTGACTGCCAGACACAGCCTCCACTCTCCCCTTCCTCACAACCTGGCCTCCTCTTCAGCCAAATATTCCCCCCTCAGACACTCCCTCTCTCACATTTTCTCTTCCCCTTGACTTGTCCTGCCTACCCTCAAATctcttcctttttcattcttttctcctccctatctaaaaatataattttcaagaagaaatggaagaaagaaaaggggaagtCTGCGCATCTTGGGGAAAATAGCCCTATTCTATCTCCCATGTCTGGCGGGGAGCACCAATAAAGATGGGTGCGCTAACCTCTTGAGCTGCCTTTCAATTTGCAGGGTGGATTTAACAAGTTACTGAAGGCATTCATACTCAGCCTACTGCATGAAAGatctttttcaaagttttatgTAAACAAAGCAAAATTCAAGCTGGCGGCTACAAAAATAACAGGCAACTGAAATTCTGCAgcatttttcaactttttgaaaggaaagaaacagctcATGCCAAAGTAGTTAAGGCAACCTGGAATCTCAGCATCTGATAATGTCAGCTATCTACTCAGAGTTAAACCAGCAGAGGGGCGTGAGCCTGTCTCCCTTGCTTATCTGGCTTCAGTGTTTCTCTCTCTGACAGAGGAGTGATGTGTCAATTGAGGGCCatgcctcccaaagcacagaaAGCCCCAGGCTTACCCCACAGCACCGGTGTTACAGTTGCTCTTaataattcttttgttttcttgtacTATTTATGCTGGCTCACCCTCCATAGGGTCCCTTGGAAACTTTCCTCTTGCAGAATCAAGCCAGGAACCCCTTTTGACTACAGATGGTTCTGTTTTTATCCATGGGAGTTTTATGGTATGGCGATGCCAAGTCTGGAATTGTAGGCTCAGCTACatgagaagtgtgtgtgtgtgtgcgcgcgcgcgcgcgcacgtgTGTGTTTCCCTCTCTCTCAAATTCTCTAAATCcaacattcaaaataaaatatgccaggaaaatgaaaaagctaagtctcaaaacaataaatatgcCACATCCAGCTGCTACAAAAGCAGCATACCACAAAACCATGTGGGtaaaaatgctgattttttttcctccttaactTTGTTGATTGTGTACATACAGTCATGCTTATTTCTCTGTCAAAAGCTAACTTGTACTATATTTAGAGCTGTCCATATTCTATATCTTATTTTAGGCacatctcttcctctttctcgCTCAACCTCAAAAGAGCCATTAACCAAGAACAAATGATATATGCGGATTAAGAATAAGCTATTTCCAGTCTCAGTGACCACAAAGGTCTCCTCCATCAGATCCGTTGCTGAATCAAAGAGCcaggaatatatttttttcattatccGCTGCTAAATTCTGGTGACACTCTTCCCTCTTTTGTTTAACTATTTTCATTCCACACTTTGGGCCTTTTTCCTTCAACAGAGACTATAAAGAAAAACTCTCTTTTGAAAGCCTGGACACCACTGTACCCAGAACAATAAATGCCACATCATGCATTCATTCTGATGATAATCTTTGTTATTTGAGAAAAGGGGATCGTGTATTTGCATCCCACCAGCAGGCTGAGGCTATGGAAtctcaaaagaaagcaaatagcAAAAGAGAAAGTCGCTTCAGGGTTTTGTGACAAGTTTCCATTCTGGTTCCTTCCATTTACAGTTTCTTCAGTTTGTGAGAAAGGTGAACAATAGacaattaatcaaaataaaatgtatggcaAGGGTTATAAAGCCAAGCTATTATCGTGGTGACACCTTACAGTAGTGGAGGCGATGATTCTGATGGCAAAGGCAACATAGAGAATCAAAAAATGAACTTGTATGAATCATGTCTTTATGACACTAATGGCTTACTTTCCTCATCATCACAGTTTTTTTCCACGGATGAGGAGGAAATCAGAGCCATAAATCCACTGAGtcattttctgttccttcaaGTTCATGATAAAGTTGTCAAACTGTGAGACAGATTGAATTCTTTCCAGAGGTACCTTCTGTGGtggatgtttatttttccattttcttgtcaCAGGCCATCACAACTGGTGTGCTTCTACTGTTGGCTTACAGAGAGTGGACCCAGAGGTACCTGGTAAATATACCGATGCCAAGTAGGATGGTAGAATGGCTTTGAAGGTCAAATCACTATTAAGTTCAGGATGGAACATAAAAAATATGATTTCCAATTAGAATTGAATTTGGTCTAATTGATGCCTTACTACAATGGATTTCAGAAATAAACtctgttttaaaagatttttttttttttgagacagagttttactctgtcccccaggctggagtgcagtggcatgatctcggctcactacaacctccacctcccaggttcaagtgattctcctgcctcagcctcccaagtagctgggactacaggtgcacgccaccatgcccagctaatttttgtatttctagtagagacagggtttcgccatgttggccaggctggtctcaaactcctgacctcaggtgatccacccacatcagtctcccaaaatgctgggattacaggcattagctactgcacccagccccgaATAATTTTTATCTGATCCCTGCTCCAAATATTTTCTACAAGTTCCTGTGATGATTATTGTATCTGGGGAGGACAGAGCCTGTGTTAGTGCTCctaaatttcattttgaagaaaTGGATCTATAGGCTTCTCTGcttttagtaatatatttttaattctcaacTCCTTAATCTGGAATCTCCTTCCAATCTTCTTGGTACCTCTCCTTctaaaaaaggatgaaaagtcTATGCTATCTTGCATTTCAACTGCATAAAACCAGATAATCCCATGATACAAAAAGACTACATTATCTGATTATAAATTTTATTGCCATGGCTAACAcagggcttctcaaactttaatgtacaTGTAAATCAACTAGAGAtctggttaaaatgcagattctgattcagtagatctgggtgaggcctgagattctgcatgtcTGCCAGGCTCCCAGGGGATATCAGTGCTACTGAATGATGGACcacatcctgagtagctgagtagcaAGAACCTTGAGCAGGGATTTTGTTCACTCTTTGTTTTTCCCAACCCAGACTAGTTGCTTCCATGTGATGGGAAACACATAATTAAACGTTTGTTGAattgaactaatttaaattttgCCCCAGTTGGCTGATATATTATTCTCCTCTGGTGTAGATTGAAAATGAAAGGcggcaggagggagagcatcaggaagaatagctaatgggtgctgggcttaatacctacgtgataggttgatctgtgcagcaaatcgCTGTGGCACATGTtaacctatgtgacaaacctgcacatcttgcacatgtatcctggtacttaaaaagtgaaaaaaaaaagaaaatgaaaatacaagggacatttttaagggaaaatgaaaatataaagagagAGTCGTGATTgatttctccctcattttccaATAGGAGAGATTCATAGCCAgcatctcttttattttcttcacattgcTAAGaagcttttgaaatattttgttcccaaagtaacaatttatttttgctttattttcagtgGGAAGCTACTTTCACCTTTGTGATTCTGAGCATTATGGGATGTCCACTTCATTTTGCAATAGCCTTGGAATCTGCTCTCCTGGGCCCATATTGCTTCTATTCATTTTCAGGGATTGCAGGGACTAATTACCTTGGCTATGCAGTTACCTTTCCTTATCCATATGCAAAATTCCCATTAGCCTGTGTGGACCCACCACACTACGAAGAGTACCACCTGACACTTCAAGCCCTCGACCTGTGCCTAAGCTTTACCCTACTCTGTACATCCTTGACAGTGTTCATCAAACTTTCTGCAAGACTTATCCAGAATGGACACATAAATGTAAGTTTCAACAAAGGGGAAGCAGGTTCTTGTTCCATCTTGTACGCTAAAATGGAAAGTCTGGTATGTGAACAGTTGATCTTTCTCTGTTATTTACCATTGTATCCCATATGCTTTTGATATCCaggtctggcacataataggtactgaataattgtttttgaattaataaatggaaatatgttgACATTATAACTGAAGTTATGGCCGTAGGTAGCACCAGCCAATTTTTATGTCAATCcacaattttgaaaattattcatacgaacaagacaagggtgcccactctcattacttctattcaacatagtactggaagtcctagccagagcaattaggcaagaaaaagaaattttaaaaatccaaatcagaaagaaagaagcaaaattgactctgtttgcagatgacatgaccttatatatatataccctaaagactccataaaaacaatgttagaactgataaattcagtaaagctgcaggatgcaagttcaacatacaaaaatcagctgtgtttCTACACACTAACAACAAACAATCCTATTTACAAcatcatcaaaaagaataaaatacttaagataaatttaaccaagaatgtgaaagatctgtatactaaaaactataaaatattaatgaaagaaattgaacacacaaataaataaaaaggtatcCCATAATCATAAATCAGgagaattaatgttgttaaaatgtccattctacccaaagcaatctatagactcagggcaattcctatcaaaagttcaatggcatttttcacagaaatagaacacATAATCTTAAATGTGCATAGATCTACAAAAGACcacacatagccaaagcaatcttgagaaagaacaaagctggagacatcacagttcctgattttaaactatattacaaagctatagcaaTCAAAACAGTAAGgcactagcataaaaacagacaatagaccaatggaacaggacatagagctcagaaataaacccacatgtgaatttttgtcctaaaataaaatggCTTTGTTGTTCAAGAAAGAGGGATATTTAGGACAAAACAGAAAGTCTAAGCATGTGAATAGTCTATGTAAGTCATAATAAGGTtagtaaaaagaaattttttttaaaaaaggggttGTGTCATTCAGTTGGCTATGATTAAGAAGAAATCATAATAGTCTTTCTAGAGACAGgtctttaatattaaaaaatacactaaTACAAAACTAATTAGTTAAAACAagattttattacaaatattgacttatttttaatgcaagaagtttttaatttttaaattctgtgacCTATCTCTTTGACATTCTTCAGATTGATATCTCAAAAATTCAGCTCTTTCTCTTCGAAAAGGCCTTGGATAATAGCTCTCTCCTTCACCTTTTGATGGCTCCTGTAACTTTTATTAATTATCTAAAGTAGGAAAgggaatttctttttaaacaagcaaataaaatatcctttgaggctgggcacggtagctcatacctgtaatcctagcactttgggaggctgatacaggcaggtcacttgaggtcaggagttcaaaactagcctggccagcatggtgaaaccccgtctctactaaaaatacacaaaaaaattagccaggtatttctatttattaattaaaaaacaattattgagtacctattatgtgccagacctGGATATCAAAAGCATAAAGGATACAGTGGTAATCAAGTAgctttttaaaagctacttgatTAGAGCTCTTTCATGCAGTTTGGTAGTGAAATATCATTTCCACATGACACATAAAAGCATACAGATATAACAGGCATGCAGAATAAAAGTGCCCATTGGACTGGTAGAAGTTAGCTCAGATGTCGTTTAATTCCCATAATCTTAGTAATCTGTGATAAAATTAATTTGGTAAATTTAATCTCAAAACTCTCtccagtaatttaaaatcttaaagtcaTGTTAAAcccttggtttttattttcactggaaatttgaattattaaaagttaaaatagtgggagcataaaatacatttttggtaaAGTTTGTGAAACACAAAGATGttgattttgctttaaaaaaggaaaatagttttttccacTAGTTAAAAACTATTTAATGGTtgctttaaaatgaaggaaaaagtatacaaataaaactaaataaaggGAACAATTAGGCCAGTGCAACAAAAGTTAACTCTGAGCCCTGTGATTACCAAAAAAAATAGTCAATATGGAGAAAGGCTAAAACCAAGTAACCATTAAAAAGCAGAATGTATAATGTAAGGGAATTGTTCCATTTCATAGATTGGTATCATCAGCTTCTTAAAAAATCTTtagtgaattataaaaataaccattttaaggacaaaattcttaaatttaaatGCTACAGAATTTAAGAGCTTGTTTGGGTTCATGCAAGACTCACAGCTCACTACTAATCACTAATAAGTATATGCAATCCAAATG harbors:
- the TMEM212 gene encoding transmembrane protein 212, which gives rise to MKGLYQAAGRILVTLGILSVCSGVIAFFPVFSYKPWFTGWSVRIACPIWNGALAITTGVLLLLAYREWTQRYLWEATFTFVILSIMGCPLHFAIALESALLGPYCFYSFSGIAGTNYLGYAVTFPYPYAKFPLACVDPPHYEEYHLTLQALDLCLSFTLLCTSLTVFIKLSARLIQNGHINKQLPAGNPNPFSP